A genome region from Christensenella minuta includes the following:
- a CDS encoding 2-isopropylmalate synthase yields the protein MKTIKIFDTTLRDGEQSPGCSMNLSEKIEVARQLELLKVDIIEAGFAVSSPGDFESVQTIAKTIKDCTVASLSRAVKKDIDASYEALSQAAAPRIHVFLATSPLHMQYKLKMTEEQVLEHIRESVSYARSLVPDVEFSAEDASRSDMAFLAKAVKTAIGAGAKTINLPDTVGYVLPQEMYDMITYMKQNVEGVDEIDLAVHCHNDLGMAVANSLASVSAGATQVECTVNGIGERAGNASLEEIVMAIHTRRALLDADTNINTKQLYRTSRLLSKIIGVSIPPNKAIVGANAFAHESGIHQHGVLAKRETYEIMTPESVGLTTNKMVLGKHSGRHAFDDFLKELGYNLTPEELDTAFGQFKELCDKKKEVTEYDVEALVAQKAAKVVEHFRLKQFVVNSGNTIQATANITLEDMSGASQEQVALGDGPIDAAYQAIEKIVQMPLVLNNYKINAVSHGEDALGEVVVKVSSGSRTVTGRGLSTDIIEASMLAYINAVNKLLGA from the coding sequence ATGAAAACCATTAAAATTTTTGATACGACGCTGCGCGACGGAGAGCAATCCCCCGGATGCAGCATGAACCTGTCCGAGAAGATCGAAGTCGCAAGACAGTTGGAGCTGCTGAAAGTAGATATTATTGAAGCGGGATTCGCGGTATCGTCGCCCGGGGATTTCGAGAGTGTGCAAACTATTGCAAAAACCATCAAGGACTGCACCGTCGCCTCTCTCTCCCGTGCGGTCAAAAAGGATATCGACGCCTCTTACGAGGCATTGTCGCAGGCGGCGGCGCCGAGGATCCACGTCTTTCTGGCAACCTCGCCGCTGCATATGCAGTATAAACTGAAGATGACGGAGGAACAGGTACTGGAGCATATCAGGGAATCCGTGAGTTACGCGAGAAGCCTTGTGCCGGACGTGGAATTTTCCGCGGAAGACGCGTCGAGAAGCGACATGGCGTTTCTGGCAAAGGCGGTCAAAACCGCGATCGGCGCGGGTGCGAAAACGATCAACCTGCCCGATACGGTGGGCTACGTCCTGCCACAGGAAATGTACGACATGATTACGTACATGAAGCAGAACGTGGAGGGCGTCGACGAGATCGACCTGGCGGTCCACTGCCACAACGACCTCGGCATGGCGGTCGCAAATTCGCTGGCATCCGTTTCTGCGGGCGCAACGCAGGTGGAATGCACGGTCAACGGTATCGGCGAACGAGCGGGCAACGCGTCCCTCGAAGAAATCGTCATGGCGATCCATACGCGCCGGGCGTTGCTCGACGCGGACACGAACATCAACACCAAACAGCTGTACCGCACGTCCCGCCTGCTCTCGAAGATTATCGGCGTATCCATTCCGCCGAACAAAGCCATCGTAGGCGCGAACGCATTTGCACATGAAAGCGGCATCCACCAGCACGGTGTACTGGCGAAGCGCGAAACCTATGAAATTATGACGCCCGAGTCGGTCGGGCTGACAACGAATAAGATGGTGCTGGGCAAACATTCCGGCCGCCATGCGTTCGATGACTTCCTCAAAGAGCTGGGTTACAACCTAACGCCGGAAGAGCTGGACACGGCGTTTGGGCAGTTCAAAGAGCTGTGCGACAAGAAGAAAGAAGTGACGGAATACGACGTGGAAGCGCTGGTCGCCCAGAAGGCCGCGAAGGTTGTGGAGCATTTCCGCCTGAAGCAGTTTGTTGTCAACAGCGGCAATACCATCCAGGCGACGGCGAATATCACGCTCGAGGATATGAGCGGCGCTTCGCAGGAACAGGTGGCGCTTGGCGACGGCCCGATCGATGCGGCCTATCAGGCGATCGAGAAGATCGTGCAGATGCCGCTCGTCCTGAACAACTATAAGATCAACGCGGTATCGCACGGCGAAGATGCGCTGGGCGAAGTTGTGGTCAAGGTATCGTCGGGCAGCAGGACTGTTACGGGCCGCGGCCTGTCTACCGATATTATTGAGGCGTCCATGCTGGCGTATATCAATGCGGTAAACAAACTCTTAGGGGCCTGA
- the ilvD gene encoding dihydroxy-acid dehydratase, whose protein sequence is MNSDNIKKGAQRAPHRSLLYALGLTKEELERPLIAVVNAQSEIIPGHLHLDTVARAVKDGIRMAGGTPIEVPAIGVCDGIAMNHMGMHYSLPSRELIADSVETLLVAHAFDGAVMVPNCDKIVPGMLMAAARVNIPAIVCSGGPMLAGRFGGHKTSLSSMFEAVGQHANGTMSDEELEAFEQKACPSCGSCSGMYTANSMNCLAEVLGMALPGNGTIPAVMSARTALGKHTGMQVMKLVEQNLRPRDIMNERAFRNAITMDMALGCSTNSMLHLPAIAHECGIRIDLRQVNEISEKTPNLCHLAPAGRHYIEELNECGGIPAVMAEIHKKGLVEDNRTVDGTVMERIENAKRTGDVIRPVDDPYSENGGIAILYGNLAPNGCVVKRAAVAPEMMKSTCTARVFNSEEEANEAILGGKIQKGDVVVIRYEGPKGGPGMREMLAPTASLAGMGLDKEVALITDGRFSGASRGAAVGHVSPEAAAGGPIAYVQEGDVIEIDINAYSINLKVDEAELEKRLTNSQLLPPKIKTGWLARYSRMVQSADTGAVLK, encoded by the coding sequence ATGAATAGCGATAACATCAAAAAAGGCGCGCAGCGAGCGCCGCACCGGTCCTTGCTGTATGCGCTGGGGCTGACAAAAGAAGAACTGGAACGGCCGCTGATCGCGGTGGTAAACGCGCAGAGCGAAATAATCCCCGGACACCTGCACCTGGATACGGTGGCCCGCGCGGTTAAGGACGGTATCCGCATGGCAGGCGGGACCCCAATCGAGGTCCCGGCGATCGGCGTATGCGACGGTATCGCGATGAACCATATGGGGATGCACTACTCGCTGCCCTCGCGTGAGCTGATCGCGGACAGTGTGGAAACTCTGCTCGTCGCCCATGCGTTTGACGGCGCGGTGATGGTCCCCAACTGCGATAAGATCGTCCCCGGAATGCTGATGGCGGCGGCGCGGGTGAACATCCCGGCGATCGTCTGTTCGGGCGGGCCGATGCTCGCGGGCAGGTTCGGCGGCCATAAGACGAGCCTGTCCAGCATGTTTGAAGCGGTCGGACAGCACGCGAACGGGACGATGTCGGACGAGGAGCTGGAGGCCTTTGAGCAAAAGGCGTGCCCGAGCTGCGGCAGCTGCTCCGGTATGTATACGGCAAATTCCATGAACTGCCTCGCGGAGGTGCTTGGCATGGCGCTTCCCGGGAATGGGACGATCCCGGCGGTGATGTCCGCGCGGACCGCGCTGGGGAAGCATACGGGCATGCAGGTTATGAAGCTCGTCGAGCAAAACCTGCGGCCGCGCGATATTATGAATGAAAGGGCGTTCCGCAATGCGATTACTATGGATATGGCGCTTGGCTGCAGTACAAACAGCATGCTGCACCTTCCGGCAATCGCGCATGAATGCGGAATCAGGATCGACCTGCGCCAGGTAAACGAGATCAGCGAGAAGACCCCGAATCTCTGTCATCTGGCTCCGGCGGGCCGCCATTATATCGAGGAGTTGAACGAATGCGGCGGAATCCCGGCTGTGATGGCGGAGATCCATAAAAAAGGGCTGGTCGAGGACAACCGGACCGTGGACGGCACCGTAATGGAGCGGATTGAAAACGCGAAGCGGACCGGCGACGTGATTCGGCCGGTGGACGATCCCTATTCGGAAAACGGCGGCATCGCTATTTTATACGGCAACCTCGCACCTAACGGGTGTGTGGTGAAACGTGCGGCGGTCGCCCCGGAAATGATGAAGAGCACATGCACGGCCCGGGTCTTTAACAGCGAGGAAGAAGCGAACGAAGCGATCCTCGGCGGAAAGATTCAAAAAGGCGATGTAGTCGTGATCCGCTACGAAGGACCTAAAGGCGGCCCGGGCATGCGCGAAATGCTGGCGCCGACCGCAAGCCTTGCCGGAATGGGACTCGACAAGGAAGTGGCGCTTATCACGGACGGACGGTTTTCCGGTGCGTCGCGCGGAGCGGCTGTCGGACATGTGTCGCCGGAAGCGGCGGCAGGCGGCCCAATTGCTTATGTGCAGGAAGGCGACGTGATCGAGATCGATATCAACGCATACTCCATCAACCTCAAAGTGGATGAGGCTGAGCTTGAAAAACGACTTACGAACTCGCAGCTTTTGCCGCCGAAGATCAAGACGGGATGGCTTGCGAGGTATTCAAGAATGGTACAGAGCGCAGATACTGGCGCAGTACTGAAGTAA
- the ilvC gene encoding ketol-acid reductoisomerase, giving the protein MKMYYDRDCNLSLLKGKTVAIIGYGSQGHAHAQNLKDSGVDVVVGLYEGSRSWKSAEEAGLKVMTSEEAAKAADIVMILVPDEKQGKIYEGIAPYMTEGKSLVFAHGFNIHFGQIVPPKDVDVWMVAPKGPGHTVRSQFQEGKGVPCLIAIHQDATGKARDLALAYASGIGGGRAGIFETSFREETETDLFGEQAVLCGGVSELIKAGFETLVEAGYAPEMAYFECCHEMKLIVDLINEGGLSRMRYSISDTAEYGDYVTGKRIVTEDTRKEMKQVLSEIQDGTFARDWMLENQVKRPHFIAMRNIERESQLEKTGEELRGKMSWHKEK; this is encoded by the coding sequence ATGAAAATGTATTATGACAGGGACTGCAATCTTTCTCTCCTGAAGGGCAAAACCGTTGCGATCATCGGATATGGCAGCCAGGGACACGCACACGCGCAGAACCTGAAGGACAGCGGCGTAGATGTAGTTGTCGGCCTGTATGAAGGAAGCCGTTCGTGGAAATCCGCAGAAGAAGCCGGTCTTAAAGTCATGACTTCGGAGGAAGCGGCGAAAGCGGCGGACATCGTGATGATCCTTGTGCCGGATGAGAAACAGGGCAAGATATACGAGGGGATCGCGCCGTATATGACGGAAGGCAAATCCCTTGTGTTTGCACACGGATTCAATATTCATTTTGGACAGATTGTGCCTCCGAAGGACGTCGACGTCTGGATGGTTGCGCCAAAGGGCCCCGGCCATACGGTAAGAAGCCAGTTTCAGGAAGGGAAAGGCGTTCCCTGCCTGATCGCGATCCATCAGGATGCAACGGGCAAGGCGCGCGACCTTGCACTTGCGTATGCGAGCGGGATCGGCGGCGGACGTGCGGGCATCTTTGAAACAAGTTTCCGCGAAGAAACGGAAACGGACCTCTTTGGTGAACAGGCGGTCTTGTGCGGCGGCGTTTCCGAGCTGATTAAGGCCGGATTTGAAACGTTGGTTGAAGCGGGGTATGCGCCGGAAATGGCATATTTTGAATGCTGCCACGAAATGAAGCTGATCGTCGACCTGATTAACGAAGGCGGGCTTTCGAGGATGCGCTACTCCATTTCGGACACTGCGGAATACGGCGATTATGTGACGGGCAAGCGGATCGTTACGGAAGATACCCGCAAGGAAATGAAACAGGTCCTTTCCGAAATTCAGGACGGCACGTTTGCGCGTGACTGGATGCTGGAAAACCAGGTGAAGCGTCCGCATTTTATTGCGATGAGAAACATTGAACGCGAATCCCAGCTTGAAAAAACAGGTGAAGAGCTGCGGGGAAAGATGAGCTGGCACAAGGAGAAATAA
- the ilvN gene encoding acetolactate synthase small subunit produces MRRYVLSILVRNTSGVLSKVTGLFSRRGYNIRSLSVGETHDPKISRITIELIGDEAILEQIQKQLAKLVDVVKITGLRSKSSVYKELVLVKVKSNAKKRASIIELCDIFRTKIVDICAETMIIEMAGSPEKNDALLKLLDEYGIIELSRTGITALQRGAVSIHED; encoded by the coding sequence ATTAGAAGATACGTATTGTCCATATTGGTCAGAAATACATCCGGCGTCCTATCGAAGGTCACTGGTCTGTTCTCCCGCAGGGGGTACAATATCCGGTCTCTCTCCGTCGGAGAGACGCACGACCCCAAGATATCCCGTATCACAATCGAACTGATCGGGGACGAAGCCATCCTGGAACAAATCCAGAAACAATTGGCTAAGCTGGTAGATGTGGTGAAAATTACGGGACTGCGGTCCAAAAGCTCGGTTTATAAGGAGCTGGTGCTGGTGAAGGTGAAATCGAACGCGAAAAAACGCGCGAGCATCATTGAATTGTGCGACATCTTCCGCACCAAGATTGTGGATATCTGCGCGGAGACTATGATTATCGAGATGGCGGGTTCGCCGGAAAAGAACGACGCGCTTTTAAAGCTGCTGGATGAGTACGGTATTATTGAGCTTTCACGCACGGGCATCACCGCCCTGCAGCGGGGAGCGGTATCCATCCATGAAGACTGA
- the ilvB gene encoding biosynthetic-type acetolactate synthase large subunit yields the protein MKLTGAQIIMECLKEQDVDTVFGFPGGTVIALYNALYDYPEINHILTCHEQHAAHAADGYARATGKPGVVFATSGPGATNLVTGIATAYMDSIPMVAITGNVEKKNLGKDSFQEIDITGVTIPITKHNVIVKEISELADAVREAFYIAQSGRPGPVLVDVPKDITMMEGEYEPRKPKEIGHQNAFEKDDIAEAVRAINESEKPFIFAGGGVIAAGAEKELNELAKKLNAPVTMTLMGLGAFPAEDEQYTGMIGMHGTKTSALCASHCDLLVAIGARFSERVTSDRTKFAKQARILHIDVDPAEINKNINADYEVMGNAKDALKALLPGVEKKENDAWMEQVRHWKRSYPLDRATRNARFPKKVLQAMQDEAPEDTVFTTEVGQHQMWSAQFLRIDQPRQFISSGGLGTMGFGMGAAIGAAVGTGKQVVNIAGDGSFHMNLQEIVTAVKHRLPIMVLVLNNNVLGMVRQWQKLFYEERYSQTTLNNPTDYVKLAEAFGAYGVDISKERDLHAAFKKAFSHKGPVIVKCDIHEDENVLPMVPGGKPLDDIILDLEK from the coding sequence GTGAAATTAACAGGAGCACAAATCATCATGGAGTGTTTGAAGGAGCAGGATGTCGATACCGTATTCGGATTCCCGGGCGGGACCGTCATCGCGCTTTACAACGCGCTCTATGATTATCCCGAAATCAATCACATCCTGACCTGCCACGAGCAGCATGCGGCGCATGCCGCGGACGGCTATGCACGGGCCACGGGAAAACCGGGCGTTGTATTCGCGACGAGCGGCCCGGGGGCGACGAACCTTGTAACAGGGATCGCAACGGCCTACATGGATTCTATCCCCATGGTGGCCATCACCGGCAACGTAGAGAAAAAGAATCTCGGTAAAGACAGCTTTCAGGAGATCGACATCACGGGTGTAACGATCCCAATCACGAAGCACAATGTGATCGTAAAAGAAATCTCCGAGCTGGCGGATGCGGTCCGTGAAGCTTTCTATATCGCGCAGAGCGGGCGGCCCGGCCCGGTGCTCGTGGACGTTCCCAAAGACATTACGATGATGGAGGGGGAATACGAACCCAGGAAGCCGAAAGAGATCGGGCACCAGAATGCGTTTGAAAAAGACGATATTGCCGAGGCGGTGCGCGCCATCAATGAAAGTGAGAAGCCTTTTATCTTTGCGGGCGGCGGCGTGATTGCGGCCGGGGCGGAGAAGGAACTGAATGAGCTGGCGAAGAAGCTGAACGCTCCTGTGACGATGACGCTGATGGGGCTGGGGGCGTTTCCGGCGGAGGACGAGCAATATACGGGAATGATCGGTATGCACGGGACAAAAACATCCGCGCTGTGTGCCAGCCACTGCGATCTGCTGGTCGCAATCGGCGCGCGCTTTTCCGAACGGGTAACTTCGGACCGGACAAAGTTTGCCAAACAGGCCAGGATCCTGCATATCGATGTGGATCCTGCCGAGATCAATAAAAATATCAATGCGGACTATGAAGTGATGGGCAATGCAAAAGATGCTTTAAAAGCCCTGCTGCCCGGTGTGGAAAAGAAGGAAAACGACGCATGGATGGAGCAGGTGCGGCATTGGAAACGCAGTTATCCGCTTGACCGCGCGACGAGAAACGCGCGTTTTCCCAAAAAGGTCTTGCAAGCCATGCAGGACGAAGCGCCGGAGGACACCGTGTTCACTACCGAGGTGGGGCAGCATCAGATGTGGTCGGCCCAGTTTCTGCGCATTGACCAGCCCCGACAATTCATTTCCTCGGGCGGTCTTGGCACAATGGGCTTCGGCATGGGCGCAGCGATCGGCGCAGCCGTGGGCACGGGCAAACAGGTCGTGAATATCGCGGGGGACGGCAGCTTCCATATGAACCTGCAGGAGATCGTAACCGCGGTAAAACACCGGCTTCCCATTATGGTGCTGGTCTTGAACAATAACGTGCTTGGCATGGTACGCCAGTGGCAGAAGCTGTTTTATGAGGAACGCTATTCCCAAACCACGCTCAATAATCCGACGGATTATGTGAAACTGGCGGAGGCGTTCGGCGCATACGGCGTGGATATCTCCAAGGAACGCGACCTGCATGCCGCCTTTAAAAAGGCGTTCTCCCACAAGGGACCGGTGATCGTGAAGTGTGATATACACGAGGATGAAAACGTGCTGCCTATGGTGCCGGGAGGGAAGCCGCTCGACGATATCATCCTCGACCTGGAAAAGTAA
- a CDS encoding L-fucose/L-arabinose isomerase family protein: MKNIPEVRLGIIAVSRDCFVASLSERRRKAVAEACGQKGIGLYEAQTLVENERDVQKAIDEVRREGCNALVVFLGNFGPETPETLLAERFPGPVLYAAAAEETGKDLIGGRGDAYCGMLNCSYNLALRGLRAVIPESPVETAEETAGQIEEFLPVARALLGVRSLKVIAFGPRPQDFFACNAPIRGLYNLGIEIQENSELDLLAAFRAHENDGRVGGIVEEMKEELGGAPYPDLLPRMAQFELTLLDWAEENRGARDYVAFANKCWPSFLKEFGFVPCYVNSRLTAKGYPVGCEVDIYGAVSEYIGTCVTNDAVTLLDINNTVPQDLYDEAVRGRFGYRLRETFMGFHCGNTPSCKLSEGKLSYQLIQNRLHEQGGTPDFTRGTMEGDILPGPVTLFRVHAHADSSLAAYVAQGEVLPVSTHSFGGIGVIAVPEMERFYRHILVGKHYPHHGALAFGHAGKALFTVFDYLGVEDIAFNQPKSMLYPRENPFV, encoded by the coding sequence ATGAAAAATATACCGGAAGTACGGCTGGGGATCATAGCCGTAAGCAGGGACTGTTTTGTTGCAAGCCTTTCGGAACGCCGCCGTAAGGCGGTAGCGGAAGCCTGCGGGCAAAAGGGGATCGGGCTCTATGAAGCCCAAACGCTGGTGGAAAACGAGCGGGATGTGCAAAAAGCCATCGATGAGGTGCGGCGGGAAGGATGCAATGCGCTGGTTGTATTTTTGGGGAATTTTGGCCCGGAGACACCGGAAACACTGCTTGCGGAGCGGTTCCCGGGGCCTGTACTATATGCTGCCGCAGCGGAAGAAACGGGGAAAGACCTGATCGGCGGCCGCGGCGACGCATATTGTGGGATGCTCAATTGTTCTTATAACCTGGCCCTGCGCGGGCTGCGCGCGGTGATCCCGGAGTCGCCCGTGGAAACGGCGGAAGAGACCGCAGGGCAAATAGAAGAATTCCTTCCGGTGGCCCGCGCCCTGCTGGGGGTAAGGTCGCTCAAGGTGATCGCCTTCGGCCCGCGCCCGCAGGATTTTTTTGCTTGTAACGCGCCCATTAGGGGATTGTACAATCTGGGGATCGAAATACAGGAAAATTCAGAGCTCGACCTCCTGGCAGCCTTTCGCGCCCACGAAAATGACGGACGGGTCGGCGGGATCGTGGAAGAGATGAAGGAAGAGCTGGGCGGCGCGCCCTACCCGGATTTGCTGCCGCGTATGGCGCAGTTCGAGCTCACGCTCCTCGACTGGGCGGAAGAAAACCGCGGAGCGCGGGATTATGTTGCCTTTGCCAACAAGTGCTGGCCCTCGTTCCTAAAGGAATTTGGATTCGTACCCTGTTATGTGAACAGCAGACTCACCGCAAAGGGCTATCCCGTCGGATGCGAGGTAGATATCTATGGGGCGGTCAGCGAATATATCGGAACCTGCGTAACGAACGACGCAGTCACGCTTCTTGATATCAACAACACCGTTCCGCAGGACCTTTACGATGAAGCGGTCAGGGGACGCTTTGGCTACCGCCTGCGCGAGACATTTATGGGCTTCCACTGCGGCAATACCCCGAGCTGCAAGCTTTCGGAGGGGAAACTGAGCTACCAGCTGATCCAGAACCGCTTGCACGAACAGGGCGGGACACCGGATTTCACCCGGGGTACGATGGAGGGAGATATTCTGCCAGGTCCGGTTACGCTGTTCCGGGTGCATGCGCATGCGGATTCCTCCCTCGCGGCTTATGTTGCGCAGGGCGAGGTACTGCCCGTGTCTACGCATTCCTTTGGCGGGATCGGTGTGATTGCAGTCCCGGAAATGGAGCGTTTCTACCGCCACATACTGGTTGGAAAACATTATCCGCATCATGGCGCGCTTGCCTTCGGGCACGCGGGAAAAGCGCTCTTTACCGTTTTCGATTATCTGGGTGTGGAAGACATTGCGTTCAACCAGCCTAAATCTATGCTTTATCCGCGGGAAAATCCGTTTGTATGA
- a CDS encoding ROK family protein — translation MRSAIGIDIGGTNFRIGWVREDGAVLCSDKKPSKALGEGGKAADLLAGEIRAFMDANEVRDARAIGIGFPAPVCADGKRVFPCPNLKNTDEGFDGIDVVSRLEGLGLPVAIAKDTDMLLQAEIMERHTGPQDIVTAFYFGTGVGNSVYYRGSLLRGAHGSGCDAGHIPVLGGMRTCGCGKKGCIECYASGAYLVSLWKERFADCALADLFRVHKGARELAAFVEACAIPVAAEVAIFDPTLVILGGGILEMDHFPYKELTGKIYEHVKKPYPAENMVIERAAAADAGIRGAAWYALSHAL, via the coding sequence ATGAGAAGCGCAATTGGGATCGATATTGGCGGCACCAACTTCCGGATCGGATGGGTGCGCGAAGACGGCGCCGTGCTTTGTTCGGACAAGAAGCCGAGCAAGGCTCTGGGCGAAGGCGGGAAAGCGGCGGACCTGCTGGCCGGGGAGATACGTGCGTTTATGGATGCGAACGAGGTGCGGGATGCGCGGGCTATTGGCATCGGTTTTCCCGCGCCGGTCTGCGCGGACGGGAAAAGGGTATTTCCCTGTCCGAACCTGAAGAACACGGACGAGGGCTTTGACGGCATCGATGTGGTAAGCAGGCTGGAAGGACTGGGATTGCCCGTTGCCATTGCAAAGGATACGGATATGCTGCTCCAGGCGGAGATCATGGAACGGCATACGGGACCGCAGGATATTGTGACGGCGTTCTATTTTGGAACGGGCGTTGGGAACAGCGTGTATTACCGCGGCAGCCTGCTGCGCGGCGCGCATGGAAGCGGCTGCGACGCGGGGCACATCCCGGTGCTCGGGGGAATGCGGACCTGCGGCTGCGGCAAGAAAGGCTGCATCGAATGCTATGCGTCGGGAGCGTACCTTGTCTCCCTGTGGAAGGAGCGCTTCGCGGACTGCGCCCTTGCCGATCTTTTCCGGGTGCATAAAGGCGCCCGCGAGCTGGCGGCATTCGTAGAGGCCTGCGCCATCCCCGTGGCGGCTGAAGTCGCGATTTTCGATCCGACGCTTGTGATCCTTGGGGGCGGCATACTTGAAATGGATCATTTCCCGTACAAAGAGCTGACGGGAAAAATCTACGAGCATGTGAAAAAGCCGTATCCTGCGGAAAACATGGTGATTGAACGGGCCGCGGCAGCGGATGCGGGCATCCGGGGCGCGGCGTGGTATGCGCTTTCACATGCGCTTTAA
- a CDS encoding transketolase family protein, which yields MKIEFAFHNETEAAPLSSAYTDTVAELMESDGDVVSLDADLMKAIKIDRIQERFPGRVLNVGIQEGNMIGMAAGMARVGKKVYAHTFAPFITRRVFDQIFISSAYGRNPIRLYGSDPGICAKFNGGTHTAFEDIAMMRTIPDICLFEVTDSAMFKNLMRATRDENRIIYFRADRAPAVKVYGDSSEFEPGKGVVLKDGGDVTVIACGIMVSEALVAAEKLEKEGISAAVIDMFTIKPIDRELIVEYAQKTGAVVTAENHNINGGLGDAVASVLAEEEPAVMRKLAVRDEFSEVGPMDYLRERFRLNAAGVIAAVKDVLEHK from the coding sequence ATGAAAATTGAATTTGCATTTCATAACGAGACGGAAGCCGCGCCGCTGAGCTCGGCCTATACGGATACCGTTGCGGAATTGATGGAGAGCGACGGGGATGTGGTGTCTCTTGACGCGGACCTGATGAAGGCGATCAAGATCGACCGGATACAGGAACGGTTCCCGGGGCGGGTGCTTAACGTGGGCATCCAGGAGGGGAATATGATCGGGATGGCGGCGGGCATGGCGCGCGTGGGGAAAAAGGTATATGCGCATACGTTTGCGCCGTTCATTACACGGCGGGTCTTTGACCAGATTTTCATTTCTTCGGCTTACGGAAGAAATCCGATCCGCCTTTATGGGAGCGATCCGGGAATCTGCGCGAAATTTAACGGCGGAACACATACTGCGTTTGAAGATATCGCCATGATGCGGACGATCCCGGACATCTGCCTGTTTGAAGTCACGGACAGCGCGATGTTCAAAAACCTGATGCGCGCCACCAGGGACGAAAACAGGATCATCTATTTCCGCGCTGACCGCGCGCCGGCCGTGAAGGTGTATGGTGATTCCAGCGAATTCGAGCCGGGGAAGGGCGTTGTATTGAAGGATGGCGGCGACGTGACGGTCATTGCCTGCGGGATCATGGTAAGCGAGGCGCTCGTTGCGGCGGAAAAGCTGGAGAAAGAAGGGATTTCCGCGGCGGTGATCGATATGTTCACCATCAAACCGATCGACCGGGAGCTGATTGTGGAGTACGCTCAAAAAACAGGAGCGGTCGTAACGGCGGAAAACCATAATATAAACGGCGGCCTTGGGGACGCGGTGGCGTCCGTGCTTGCGGAAGAGGAGCCTGCCGTAATGCGCAAGCTGGCCGTGCGCGACGAATTCAGCGAGGTCGGCCCGATGGATTACCTGCGGGAACGCTTCCGTCTGAACGCGGCGGGCGTCATTGCGGCTGTGAAAGATGTGCTGGAGCACAAATAG
- a CDS encoding transketolase: protein MENEVIRETEKFAVEIRMQIIRQLSKLGFGHAGGCLSVADVIASLYGGIMDVDPKDPQKKERDRLVVSKGHAGPALYAALALKGFFPMEWLDTLNRGGTRLPSHCDGNKTPGIDCTTGSLGQGLSLAAGMAYGLKLDSLSNTVYAILGDGECQEGQIWEAALAAPKFGLDNLICFVDYNKIQLDGAVEEVMPLESLFMKLRSFGWHTQQVNGNDPASIFAAVELAKKEAGRPSAILLDTVKGYGCSEIAALGCLSHHMDMPEDLARRCMAELEEQMKQYE, encoded by the coding sequence ATGGAAAATGAGGTAATAAGGGAAACGGAAAAATTTGCGGTAGAAATCCGCATGCAGATAATCCGCCAACTGTCAAAGCTGGGCTTTGGGCACGCGGGCGGCTGCCTTTCTGTGGCGGATGTGATCGCTTCCCTTTACGGGGGAATCATGGATGTGGACCCTAAGGATCCGCAGAAAAAGGAGCGGGACAGGCTGGTGGTCTCCAAGGGGCATGCGGGCCCGGCGCTTTACGCAGCGCTGGCCCTTAAGGGCTTTTTTCCGATGGAATGGCTGGATACGCTCAACCGGGGCGGGACGCGCCTCCCGAGCCACTGCGATGGGAATAAGACGCCGGGGATCGACTGCACGACAGGGTCGCTCGGCCAGGGCCTATCCCTTGCGGCGGGTATGGCGTACGGGCTTAAGCTCGACAGCCTGTCAAATACGGTCTATGCAATCCTGGGGGACGGGGAATGCCAGGAAGGGCAAATTTGGGAGGCTGCGCTTGCCGCGCCGAAATTCGGGCTCGATAACCTTATCTGCTTTGTAGATTACAATAAGATTCAGCTGGACGGCGCGGTAGAGGAGGTCATGCCGCTCGAAAGCCTGTTCATGAAGCTCCGTTCCTTCGGCTGGCATACGCAGCAGGTGAACGGGAACGATCCGGCGTCGATTTTTGCGGCGGTGGAGCTTGCAAAGAAGGAAGCGGGCCGCCCGAGCGCGATATTGCTCGACACCGTAAAGGGATATGGATGCAGCGAAATCGCGGCGCTCGGCTGCCTGAGCCACCATATGGATATGCCGGAAGACCTTGCGCGGCGCTGCATGGCGGAGCTCGAGGAGCAAATGAAACAATATGAATAG